The window GAGTTGTACGGTTTCCTTCTGGATTGGGAATTACTTTCGGTTCACCGCCTTCAAGAACGGCAACACAAGAGTTTGTAGTTCCTAAATCAATCCCAATGATCTTGCTCATGTCTCATACCTCCTAACTTGTTATGTAAAACTTTCCGTCCTATTGATTTACTTTCACCATCGCAGGACGTATCACACGGTCTTTTAATTTATAGCCTTTTTGAAGTTCTTCCACTACGATGTTAGGACCAACCGTTTCATCGTTAGCCACCATGACGGCTTGATGAATATTTGGATCAAACTCTTTTCCAGCCGCTTCAATTTCTTCAAGTCCTTCTTTTTTTAAGGCTTCCAAAACACCATTGTAAACCATCTTCATTCCTTGAAGAAGAGATTTGGCTTGCTCATCAGAGACCGTTACTTGCAATGCTCGTTCAAAATTGTCCAGAACGGGAAGAAGGTCAGAGATTAAGCTTTGGGCTCGATACTTTTCGCTGGCTTGCTTTTCGATATTCACACGCCGGCGATAATTTTCGAAGTCCGCCAACAATCGCAAATAACGATTCTCTGCTTCCTCCAGTTTAGTCTCCAATTCTTTAATTTTTTGATTTTGCTTTTCGATATCTGTTTGATTTTCTTCTTGAACATTCTCCCCATTTTCTGGAGATTCTTCCGATTGTTCCTCGGATTCAGCTACTTGTTCAGAAAGTTCCGGTTTATTCTCAGTTTCAGACTGAAGTTCTTCGTTTTCTTTCTCTTTTGATTCTTGCTCTGTCTCATCCATCGATTGTTTTTTTTCTTCTGTCAATGGATTCACCTCCTTAAAATGGCGGAAAGTGGAAAGACAAAGAAAAAGAGAGCAGCCAGCCTAAAAGCCGGTCACCGCCCGCTATCAACACTCCTCAATATTTCCACCATGTTTAATTTTGATACAATTTTGTCAATACATTACTCAAACTATCGCTAAAAAACTGGAGCAGACTAATGACTCTTGAATATTCCATACGAGTCGGACCTAAAACGGCAATGGTTCCCACATGTTTATCTCCTATAGAATAGGAAGCCGTGATGAGACTGCAATCTTTCATGGCCAAATTTTTGTTTTCTCTTCCAATTTTCACTTGAATGCCGATTGGAATTTGGTTCAACAAACGGGCAATGCCTTTCTCTTGTTCAATCATATCCAGTAATAACCGAATTTTCTCGATATCATGAAATTCAGGCTGATTCAACATATTGGTCTTCCCGCCGAAAAATAATTTTTCATCGGCTGGAAGTTCTACCGCCCTCACCAGCGAGCGAAGAATATCGTCATAATTAGATATATGCTGGCGAAGCAGCGTTGCCACTTCTTTATATATGTGATCCTGCAAATTGTCAAGCGGAACGCCAAATAAACGTTCATTTAAAATATTGACCATTTTTTCTATATCGCCTGAACTGATCGTTTTCGGGAGAGTAAAGGTCCGATTTTCCACATGTCCAGTATCCGTCACAATGATGGCAACCGCCGTTTCCTTATTTAAAGGGACAATTTGGATTCTTTTTAATTTGTTCTCTTTTAATCTTGGCCCCAGCGCAATCGCTGTATAATTGGTCAGCTCTGATAAAATTTTCGCCGACTTTTGTACGATCCTCTCCATTTCATAAATCCTTTCAGCGAAGATGGAGCGGATCATCATAATATCTTGTTTATTGAGCTTCTCCGGATGAAGGAGATGATCAACGTAGTAGCGATACCCTTTTTCAGACGGAATTCTCCCTGATGAAGTATGCGTTTTTTCAAGAAATCCCAATTCTTCCAAATCAGCCATTTCATTGCGAATGGTGGCCGAACTAAAATGGATTTCGCTTTTTTTGGATAAACTGCGCGAGCCGACAGGTTGTGCAGATCGAATAAAGTCATCAATAATTGCTTGCAGAATCAGCAATTGGCGATCTGTTAACACCTTACATCACCTCTGTTAGCACTCTCTTCTATCGAGTGCTAAATCTATTAAATAACTTATCAAAAGGGGACTCCTCTGTCAATCATTTAACTAATGCCAAGAAAAGCTTGGAACACTTCATTTCCCAAAAACCTTCCTTTTTTCGTGAGACGGATAAAATCTCCTTGTACTTCCACTAGTCCTTTGTTTTCCATTTCTTTCGCAGGAGATGAGAAAATCTCCATAAGCTCTATCCCAAATTTATGATGAAAGCGAGTCATTGACACTCCTTCTGTTTTTCGCAATCCTAAAAACATTTCTTCTTCCATCTTTTCTTCTTGGCTGAGACTGATTTCTTCCATAACAGGAAACTGGCCGTTTTCCACCGGCGCCATATATTTTTTCAGCGGCCCGTAATTAGCTCGTCTCTTCCCATTCACATACGAATGTGCCCCAGCGCCAAACCCATAATATTCGCCATTATTCCAGTAAACAAGATTATGCTTGCTTTCATAGCCTTTTTTAGCAAAATTGCTGATTTCGTATTGATGAATTCCATGCCGTTCCATTTCATCCATCAGCAGATCATACATTTCCGCTTCCAAATCCTCGGATGGCAGCGGCAGCCTCCCTTTTTTCATTAAATTGTAATAAACCGTTTTCGGTTCAATGATTAAAGAATACGCTGAATAATGAGGAAGATCGAGTTGAAGCGCTTTTTCCAGCGACAACTGAAAATCCTCTTTCTTTTGTCCGGGAAGGGCATACATTAGATCAATACTGATATTTTCAAATCCTGCTTTGATTGCCATATCCACTGTTTTCACGACGTCTTTGCCCGTATGAGTCCGGCCGATTCTTTTCAGCAATTCATCATCAAATGATTGAACTCCTAAACTCAGTCGGTTTACGCCATAATGGTGTAGAATGGCCAATTTTTCTTTTGTTAAGTCATCCGGATTGGCTTCAAAGGTAAATTCTCCTTTTTGGAAAGGAAGAATGTCGCGGATCGTTTTGCAAAGCTCTTCCAGCTGGTCAGCTTCCAGCGCGGTGGGAGTCCCCCCTCCGACAAAGATCGTTTTCAGCTCTCGGGTGGGAAATGCTTCAAGAGTGATCCTCATCTCTTCTTTTAACGCTTTCAAATAGCGTTTAACCGGCTGGCCTTTCAAAAAGAACTTATTAAAATCGCAATAATAACAAATTTGTTTACAAAACGGTATATGGATATAGGCAGACTCGATCATGAAGTCTTCACCCCTTTCCTATTAAAAAGATCCTTGTACACAATCAGCAAAGTCCTTTACACGAAGTTGATCTATAAATAGGTCCAAGAAAAAAAAACGAGAAAGGGAAAGCGGAACTTCGCCTTCCCATTCGATCGTTCGTTTTCTATTTACAAAGAAACTTGATGATACAGTCGCTGTCATTTAGAGTCATCCATTTTTAATACTGCCATGAAGGCTTCTTGCGGTACTTCAACGGACCCTACTTGCTTCATCCGTTTCTTTCCTTCTTTTTGTTTTTCCAGCAGTTTTCGTTTTCGGGAAACATCTCCTCCGTAACACTTCGACAATACATTTTTCCGCATTGCTTTGATCGTGGATCTGGCTATGATTTTGCTCCCGATCGCGGCTTGTACCGGAACTTCAAATTGTTGTCTAGGGATTAAGTCTTTCAGCTTTTCTACAATCACTTTTCCTCTCTCATAAGCAAAATCGCGATGGACAATAAAGCTTAAGGCATCGACTTTCTCCCCATTCAGCAAAATATCCATTTTCACTAATTTCGACGGTTTGTATCCAATAAGTTCATAATCAAAAGAAGCGTACCCTTTTGTACTGGACTTTAGCTGATCAAAAAAGTCATACACAATTTCAGAAAGCGGAATTTCATATATAACATTGACGCGAGTGTCATCAAGATATTGCATATCGATAAACTGACCGCGCTTTGCTTGCGCCAGTTCCATGACAGCACCGACATAATCATTTGGGACCATCATGCTGGCTCGAACATAAGGTTCTTCGATCCGATCGATCTTCTGAGGATCCGGCATATTGGTCGGATTATCTACTTGAACTTCTTTCCCATCCGTCGTATGAACTTTATAAATAACGCTTGGCGCCGTCGTAATTAAATCAATTTTAAATTCACGCTCAATCCGCTCTTGAATAATCTCCATATGCAAAAGTCCTAAGAAACCGCAGCGGAAACCGAAACCGAGCGCTTGTGACGTTTCCGGTTCAAATTGCAAAGCAGAATCGTTCAATTGTAATTTTTCAAGCGCTTCGCGAAGATCATTAAATTTAGCAGAGTCGATAGGGTACATTCCGCAATAAACCATCGGATTTAATTTCCGGTAGCCGGGAAGCGGTTCAGAAGCCGGGTTGACTGCCGAAGTAATGGTATCACCGACTCTTGTATCACCGACATTTTTGATGGAGGCCGTTAAATAGCCGACATCTCCAACCATTAATTCATCCCGAGTGACAGGCTTAGGAGTTAACACACCCACTTCCGTAACCTCAAACTCTTTTCCCGTTGCCATCATTTTAATTTTGTCCCCGACTTTGACCGATCCATCCACTACACGAATATAGGCGATAACCCCTTTATACGGATCATATAAAGAATCGAAAATGAGCGCTTTCAAAGGGGCGTCAGGATCCCCTTCCGGAGGCGGAACCATTTCCACAATCTGCTCCAGTATCTCGTCGATCCCGATACCTGCTTTCGCTGATGCCAGCACGGCTTCCGAAGCATCTAATCCAATGACGTCCTCGATTTCTTGGCGCACTCTTTCCGGATCAGCGGCCGGCAAATCAATTTTATTGATGACTGGGATAATTTCCAAATCATTATCAATGGCTAAATAGACATTGGCAAGCGTCTGAGCTTCAATGCCTTGGGCAGCATCCACGACGAGAATGGCTCCTTCGCAAGCTGCCAAGCTTCTCGAAACTTCATACGTAAAATCGACATGCCCAGGCGTGTCGATTAAATGAAAGATATAGTCTTCTCCGTCTTTCGCTTTATACTTCAATTGAACAGCATTCAGCTTGATCGTAATGCCGCGTTCTCTTTCTAAATCCATCGTATCCAGCAGCTGATCTTTCATCTCCCGTTCCGATAGGGCGTTTGTTTTTTCAAGAATGCGATCAGCAAGCGTGGATTTTCCATGATCGATATGGGCGATAATGGAAAAATTGCGAATATGCTTCTGTCTATTCAGTTTTTCTTCCCGCTTCATACTCATTCACTCCTGTTTATCGGCACACGTACACTATTGTCGATTATAGCAGTCAGATTGCCAAGATTCAATGAAAACCTTTCTTGTCAAAAACGGTCTTCTAATCTTCCGCAATCCGTTCATATATTTGGCTGTTAAAACGGATTTATCCGATTTTAGCTGATGCGGCTAGTTCGGATATCACTCATGTGTTTCGAGATATTCACGGCGGTTATCCCTCTCTTAGTGGAAGAAGTATCTTTTTTCCTGCTTGAAAGAACGTTTTTACATAAAGAAGAGGGCGTCATAGCACCCTCTTCTTTTAAAAGCAGTGGATCATATGAATTCTACTGTTTTGAACGCTGAGTTTCGCCGGACTGATTCACTTTTTCTGCTTGCCAATAATAATCGCTGAAGGCATCGGCAAAGGCTTCACATGCTCTAGTGATTTCATCCATTGTATTATCCACTCCTCCCACCTCGATTAAAAATGCTTTGTCCGACAAATCTTGGTTGAATTTTCCGTTTGTGTTTTTGCCTTGCTTGACGATAACCCCTCTTGATAACCCAGGATATTTTTTTTCTAATCGTTTATGAAGCTCCGTGGCAAGGGCAGCATTTTTTTCATAATTCGGATGTTCAGCTCCGATAATAAAAGCGATTTTCGCATAGCTCTTTCCATGAATTCGAGTGGTGGTTGCATTTTTCCGCTGAGAATCACGGTGAATATCGATAAAATACTGTAAATCTCGATGACGTTTCATGGCCGAAGCGACAACTTGCCTTGATTCTTGGTAAGCCAATCCGTAGTCCCATCCACGTTTATTGAGTAAATCGACGATATCCGTCTTATCCACATAAGTGCCAATTCCCTTCTCTTCAAGCTTGCTTTTTAAAATTTCTCCCACTTTTGTGACATTTAGTTTTGAATTTTGCGCAGCATCCGGATCATTCACCCCGTTCAAATATGGCAAGTATGATTCATGGGTGTGGGTAAAATAAAGATATACGGTTTGTTTTTCGTTAGTCGACAGAGGAGGATTCTGTTTCTTTTCGGTCTCGAGATCCTTCGTGTTTTTCAAAGGCGCCTCCTTCTCTTTGCTTAATACTTCTTTTGGCGGTTCCGACTCAATCGGAAGGTTCGTATAGTTTGTCCCCTTTCCGGCTACGAGGATATAACCATCATAAATGGAAAA of the Bacillus smithii genome contains:
- the grpE gene encoding nucleotide exchange factor GrpE; this encodes MDETEQESKEKENEELQSETENKPELSEQVAESEEQSEESPENGENVQEENQTDIEKQNQKIKELETKLEEAENRYLRLLADFENYRRRVNIEKQASEKYRAQSLISDLLPVLDNFERALQVTVSDEQAKSLLQGMKMVYNGVLEALKKEGLEEIEAAGKEFDPNIHQAVMVANDETVGPNIVVEELQKGYKLKDRVIRPAMVKVNQ
- the hrcA gene encoding heat-inducible transcriptional repressor HrcA; this encodes MLTDRQLLILQAIIDDFIRSAQPVGSRSLSKKSEIHFSSATIRNEMADLEELGFLEKTHTSSGRIPSEKGYRYYVDHLLHPEKLNKQDIMMIRSIFAERIYEMERIVQKSAKILSELTNYTAIALGPRLKENKLKRIQIVPLNKETAVAIIVTDTGHVENRTFTLPKTISSGDIEKMVNILNERLFGVPLDNLQDHIYKEVATLLRQHISNYDDILRSLVRAVELPADEKLFFGGKTNMLNQPEFHDIEKIRLLLDMIEQEKGIARLLNQIPIGIQVKIGRENKNLAMKDCSLITASYSIGDKHVGTIAVLGPTRMEYSRVISLLQFFSDSLSNVLTKLYQN
- the hemW gene encoding radical SAM family heme chaperone HemW, which encodes MIESAYIHIPFCKQICYYCDFNKFFLKGQPVKRYLKALKEEMRITLEAFPTRELKTIFVGGGTPTALEADQLEELCKTIRDILPFQKGEFTFEANPDDLTKEKLAILHHYGVNRLSLGVQSFDDELLKRIGRTHTGKDVVKTVDMAIKAGFENISIDLMYALPGQKKEDFQLSLEKALQLDLPHYSAYSLIIEPKTVYYNLMKKGRLPLPSEDLEAEMYDLLMDEMERHGIHQYEISNFAKKGYESKHNLVYWNNGEYYGFGAGAHSYVNGKRRANYGPLKKYMAPVENGQFPVMEEISLSQEEKMEEEMFLGLRKTEGVSMTRFHHKFGIELMEIFSSPAKEMENKGLVEVQGDFIRLTKKGRFLGNEVFQAFLGIS
- the lepA gene encoding translation elongation factor 4 translates to MKREEKLNRQKHIRNFSIIAHIDHGKSTLADRILEKTNALSEREMKDQLLDTMDLERERGITIKLNAVQLKYKAKDGEDYIFHLIDTPGHVDFTYEVSRSLAACEGAILVVDAAQGIEAQTLANVYLAIDNDLEIIPVINKIDLPAADPERVRQEIEDVIGLDASEAVLASAKAGIGIDEILEQIVEMVPPPEGDPDAPLKALIFDSLYDPYKGVIAYIRVVDGSVKVGDKIKMMATGKEFEVTEVGVLTPKPVTRDELMVGDVGYLTASIKNVGDTRVGDTITSAVNPASEPLPGYRKLNPMVYCGMYPIDSAKFNDLREALEKLQLNDSALQFEPETSQALGFGFRCGFLGLLHMEIIQERIEREFKIDLITTAPSVIYKVHTTDGKEVQVDNPTNMPDPQKIDRIEEPYVRASMMVPNDYVGAVMELAQAKRGQFIDMQYLDDTRVNVIYEIPLSEIVYDFFDQLKSSTKGYASFDYELIGYKPSKLVKMDILLNGEKVDALSFIVHRDFAYERGKVIVEKLKDLIPRQQFEVPVQAAIGSKIIARSTIKAMRKNVLSKCYGGDVSRKRKLLEKQKEGKKRMKQVGSVEVPQEAFMAVLKMDDSK
- the spoIIP gene encoding stage II sporulation protein P; this translates as MKKTNSHYILSIDIATIVKAAFTFFAALLSVFSLVGILTTFQNEYRLSSNSVNKATKNISGAVLYHLFTMENKLFLKEEPKDIRVPSLNEVLFQFATNIKMKDQRSLLGREIPGFSIYDGYILVAGKGTNYTNLPIESEPPKEVLSKEKEAPLKNTKDLETEKKQNPPLSTNEKQTVYLYFTHTHESYLPYLNGVNDPDAAQNSKLNVTKVGEILKSKLEEKGIGTYVDKTDIVDLLNKRGWDYGLAYQESRQVVASAMKRHRDLQYFIDIHRDSQRKNATTTRIHGKSYAKIAFIIGAEHPNYEKNAALATELHKRLEKKYPGLSRGVIVKQGKNTNGKFNQDLSDKAFLIEVGGVDNTMDEITRACEAFADAFSDYYWQAEKVNQSGETQRSKQ